The following are from one region of the candidate division KSB1 bacterium genome:
- a CDS encoding inositol-3-phosphate synthase — MTKASVAIKEPKGKLGILIPGMGAVTSTFIAGLEAIKRGISKPIGSLTQMGTIRLGKRTDKRTPLIKDFVPLAKLDDLVCGGWDIFEDDCYAAAMKAGVLEPRLLDQVKEPLQAIKPWKAVFDQNYVRRLNGPNVKSAKSKMDLAKMVRDDIQAFKQKHNLSRLVMIWCGSTEIFMPPNDPAYQSIDSFEKALCENNPAIAPSMIYAYAALQEGIPFANGAPNLTADIPAMIELAKINGSPLAGKDYKTGQTWMKTVVAPGIKARLLGLAGWYSTNILGNRDGEVLDDPESFRTKEESKLSVLDYILQPDLYPDLYKDYYHKVRINYYPPRGDNKEGWDNIDIFGWLGYPMQIKIDFLCRDSILAAPIVLDVVLFLDLAQRSGMKGIQEWLSFYFKSPMTAPELYPEHDLFIQLMKLKNTLRHLRGEELITHLGLEYYD; from the coding sequence TTGACCAAAGCATCAGTTGCGATTAAAGAGCCTAAAGGAAAGCTTGGCATTCTCATTCCAGGAATGGGCGCGGTGACCAGCACGTTCATCGCCGGCCTCGAAGCCATCAAACGCGGCATCTCCAAGCCCATCGGCTCGTTGACCCAAATGGGCACGATTCGCCTCGGCAAACGCACCGACAAGCGCACACCGTTGATCAAGGATTTTGTGCCACTGGCAAAGCTCGACGATCTGGTTTGCGGTGGCTGGGATATTTTTGAAGACGACTGCTACGCCGCCGCGATGAAAGCCGGCGTGCTGGAGCCGCGTTTGCTCGACCAGGTCAAGGAGCCGCTGCAGGCCATCAAGCCGTGGAAAGCGGTGTTCGATCAAAATTACGTGCGCCGTCTCAACGGCCCGAACGTCAAAAGCGCCAAGAGCAAAATGGATTTGGCGAAAATGGTGCGCGATGATATTCAGGCGTTCAAGCAAAAGCACAACCTGTCGCGCCTGGTGATGATCTGGTGCGGCAGCACGGAAATTTTCATGCCGCCGAACGATCCGGCTTATCAAAGCATCGACTCGTTTGAAAAGGCCCTCTGCGAAAATAATCCGGCGATTGCGCCCAGCATGATTTATGCGTATGCCGCGCTGCAAGAAGGCATTCCCTTCGCCAACGGCGCGCCGAATTTGACCGCGGATATTCCGGCGATGATCGAGCTGGCAAAAATCAACGGCTCGCCGCTGGCCGGCAAAGACTACAAAACCGGCCAAACCTGGATGAAAACCGTGGTGGCGCCCGGCATCAAAGCGCGCCTGCTCGGACTGGCGGGATGGTATTCCACCAACATTCTCGGCAACCGCGACGGCGAAGTGCTGGACGATCCCGAATCCTTCCGCACCAAGGAAGAAAGCAAGCTTTCGGTGCTCGATTATATTTTGCAGCCCGATTTGTATCCCGACCTGTATAAAGATTACTATCACAAGGTGCGCATCAACTATTACCCGCCGCGCGGTGATAATAAGGAGGGCTGGGACAATATCGACATCTTCGGCTGGCTCGGCTATCCGATGCAAATCAAAATCGATTTCCTCTGCCGTGACAGCATTCTCGCCGCGCCCATCGTGCTCGACGTCGTGCTCTTCCTCGATCTGGCGCAGCGCAGCGGCATGAAGGGCATTCAGGAATGGCTGTCGTTCTATTTCAAGAGTCCGATGACCGCGCCCGAGCTTTACCCCGAGCACGATCTGTTCATTCAATTGATGAAACTGAAGAACACCCTGCGCCATCTGCGCGGCGAGGAATTGATCACGCATCTCGGTCTCGAATATTACGACTGA